A DNA window from Thermococcus sp. 4557 contains the following coding sequences:
- a CDS encoding ATP-binding protein has protein sequence MFVNRKNELALLDKLYRSGKKEVLILYGRRRVGKTELVKRFIEDKPAIYFLADRDGLETNARRFYLETAEKLGLPAVEVDDFRKAFELIKLRAPGRLVVVIDEFSYLLLTDKNTPAVFQHVIDEILDDRFFLILSGSLVGLMEGLMGYNNPLYGRRTAQLRLKPLNFFHVAEYFGNRPLETVVRIYSVTGGVPMYFRLFRGEDFERGLMETAFSPTSILYEEPEFILREELGEVHRYYLILEALANGRHRVSEIAQYAGIEPKDMPKYLRTLISLDLVRREVPVTESERSRKARYYLNDNFFTFWFRFVKPNRGKVEIGTFEMDWDAFNTYVGRAFEEVARQFLIELNKAGRLPFTFTKVGRWWHRSEEIDLVALNDRTKKALFVEVKWKGLSEREARGVLKNLEKKTAFVGLRGWEEWHGLIAREVERKDALRAEGYLLWDLEDFKDLISPKS, from the coding sequence ATGTTTGTGAATCGAAAAAATGAGCTGGCACTGCTCGACAAGCTATACCGTTCTGGAAAGAAGGAGGTCTTAATCCTCTACGGGCGCAGGAGGGTGGGGAAGACGGAGCTCGTGAAGAGGTTCATCGAGGACAAACCGGCCATCTACTTCCTCGCCGACAGGGACGGCCTGGAGACCAACGCGAGGAGGTTCTACCTTGAGACCGCGGAAAAACTCGGCCTGCCCGCGGTCGAAGTGGACGATTTCAGGAAAGCCTTCGAGCTGATAAAACTCAGGGCCCCGGGGAGGCTCGTCGTGGTGATAGACGAGTTCTCCTATCTGTTGCTCACGGACAAAAACACGCCGGCGGTTTTTCAGCATGTGATCGATGAAATCCTGGACGACCGCTTCTTCCTCATACTCAGCGGTTCCCTCGTTGGTCTGATGGAGGGGCTAATGGGCTACAACAACCCCCTCTACGGAAGGAGAACCGCACAGCTCAGGCTGAAGCCCCTGAACTTTTTCCACGTGGCGGAATACTTCGGGAACAGACCGCTGGAGACTGTGGTCAGGATCTACTCGGTAACCGGTGGAGTCCCCATGTACTTCCGCCTCTTTAGAGGGGAGGACTTCGAAAGGGGGCTCATGGAAACAGCGTTTTCGCCCACTTCAATCCTCTACGAGGAGCCCGAGTTTATACTGAGGGAGGAATTGGGTGAGGTGCACCGTTATTACCTAATCCTGGAGGCCCTCGCCAACGGGAGGCACAGGGTCAGTGAGATTGCCCAGTACGCTGGCATAGAGCCGAAGGACATGCCCAAATATTTGAGAACGCTGATTTCCCTTGACCTGGTGAGAAGGGAGGTGCCCGTAACGGAGAGCGAGAGGAGCAGAAAGGCCCGCTACTACCTGAACGACAACTTCTTCACCTTCTGGTTCCGCTTTGTCAAGCCCAACCGCGGGAAGGTAGAGATTGGAACGTTCGAGATGGATTGGGATGCCTTTAACACCTACGTTGGGAGGGCCTTCGAAGAGGTGGCGAGGCAGTTCCTGATCGAGCTGAACAAAGCGGGAAGGCTTCCCTTCACGTTCACGAAGGTTGGAAGGTGGTGGCACAGGAGTGAGGAGATTGATCTGGTCGCTTTGAACGATAGGACGAAGAAAGCCCTCTTCGTCGAGGTCAAGTGGAAAGGCCTGAGCGAGAGGGAAGCGCGGGGAGTTTTGAAGAATTTGGAGAAAAAGACAGCCTTTGTGGGACTCAGGGGCTGGGAGGAGTGGCATGGGTTGATTGCGAGGGAGGTAGAGAGAAAAGATGCTTTGAGGGCTGAAGGCTACCTCCTCTGGGACTTGGAGGACTTCAAAGACCTTATTTCTCCCAAGTCTTAG